In Streptomyces pluripotens, the genomic window GCGGGAGGTCTTCGAGGGCGCCCTGCACGACCCCGACTCGCTGGCCGGGCTGCTGGGCGAGTTCGACGAGGAGGTCGACGGCGACGGGGAGGAACTGGGCTACGCGGCGGACGAGGCCTACGAGCGGCTGACCGGTACCGTCGCGCCGGACCTGGGCATCGCACCCGCGCCCGCCGAGCCGGAGGGCAAACCCTTGGATTTCGAGAACGAGCGGGCGCTCGCCGAGCGGTATCCCCGGCTCTGGGACCGTTTCAGGGAGTGACGCGGTGCGTCGCCGGGTCGCCCCCCGTCCGGTCGGTCTTCCCCCCGTGGTGCATCGGGGCCGCATTGGCCCGGTCGAGGGCGGACGCGGTGGCCGCTGCCGGGCCGAAGAGAACGGTCGCGACCGCGCCGACGACCGCCCAGGGGGTGCGTGCGGGCCGGGGCCGGCCGGTCCGCACCGTGGAGTCCGCAGGTTCTGTCCCCGCCTCCGCGGACGTCGTACGGCTGCTGCTCATGGTCTCCGCCTCCCGTCGCCCCGTGCCGTGCATGACCGTAGGACCCCGGGCTGGGAGTGGGCTGCGTGGCGCCTAGGACGTCCCTGTGGGGGACGCCCCTGTGGAAGCCGCGGAGGGGGTGGCGGGTACGGAGGGCGTGGAGTGCCTGGCGGGTACGGAGGGCGTGACCCGTACGGCGACCGCCCGGCCCTGCAGCCGGGCCGCCGCCTGTCGGATGTCGGGCAGGCGGGCGGTGAGCGCCGCTCCGGGACAGCTGGTCATGTACGCGTCGTTGTGGCCGGCCACGGCGGGCAGGGTGGCGGTGCTACCTGCCCGGTAGCGGCTGAGGCTGTTACTGGAGACGAGACGGGCTCGGCCGCGCGGGTCGACGTCGGCCAGACCGAGCTTCCAGGCGGCCAGGGCGGCGATCGCGTCGGTCATGGCCCGGGGCACACGGACACCGGCGGTGAAGGTGCCGATGGCAGCGATACCGGTGGTGCGGTGGTTGAAGCCCTGGGTGTGGGCACCGGTGACCGACCGGTCGACGCCTCCGGCGCGGCCCTCGTAGATGGTGCCGCAGCGGTCGACGAGGAAGTTGTAGCCGATGTCGTCCCAGTGGCGGGTACGGGTCTGGCCCGCGTACAGGTCGCGAATGATGCGGGGCACCTCGGCGCAGTCGTACCCGTTGGGCGAGTCGGTGTGGTGGAGGAAGACGGCGACCACCTCGTCGTCGTAGCGCGGTGGCGGCTGGCTGCGCCCGGTGGCGCGGTCCAGCCAGGCGGAGCGGGGCACGATGGGCGGCCGGGGGGCACGGTGGACGGCTGCGTGCCTGGCGGCGGGGTGACCGTTGCCGAGCGCTACGGAGTGCTCGATTCCGCGGGCGCACAGGGCCAGCGCGAGGACGGCCAGCAGGCCGGGCAGCCAGCCGAGTACCAGCAGTCCGCGGGATGTCACCACGGCACGTGGTTTCCGCGCCTCCGGGGCTGTTCGGTCGACACGCATGGTCCCACTCTCGGGGCGAGGAGCCGTGCCCGCGATGTGTGCTGTGCCACCCGGTGGAACCATCGTCCTGGTCCGGGACGTTTCTGTGGATACACGCACACGAGGCCGGTCCCTGCTGTGCCGTCCGCCCGCGTGCGCGTGGTTGATCAGCCGGCCCGCCCCGTCCGTACTGAGGGATCCGAGAGAAAGGCGGCTCCGTGGACCTGCTCGACCTGGCGCTCGTGCTGGTGATCGTCCTCTACTCGGCGTCCGGTTACCGGCGCGGTCTGGTGGCCGGCTGCGTCTCCCTGGCCGGATTCGTCGGCGGCGCGGCCGTCGGGGTGTGGGCGCTGCCGTGGGTGACGGGTCAGGTGACGCGCGGGTCGACGGCGGCGACGGTGCTCGCGGTGGTGACGGTGCTGGTCCCGGCGGCGGTGGGACACGAGCTGGCCGGCCGGCTCGCCCTGCGGCTGCGCGGGGAGTTGGACCGGGGTCCGTTGCGGGTGGCGGACGGGGTGGGAGGCGCGGCGGCGAACGCGGTCGCGGTGCTGATCGTGGCCTGGGTGGCGGCGAGCGTGCTGAGCGCGGCCCCGTCACAGACCCTGACCACGGCCATACGGAACTCCACGCTGCTGGGGGCGGTCCAGCGGGCGATGCCGGACACCACGCCCGCGTGGTTCTCGCGGGCCACGTCCGCGCTGACCGAGGCAGGCTTCCCGCAGGTCTTCAACCCGTTCGAGAACGAGTCGGTGGCCGGGGTGGCCCGGCCGTCCGGTGACAGCGTCACGCCCGCCGCGACGAGGGCCGCCAGGGTGAGCACGGTGAAGATCGAGGGCACTGCGGGAGCCGAGGGCCGGGAGGGCAGCGGTTTCGCCTACGCCCCGCGGCACGTGATGACCAACGCACACGTGGTGGCGGGTATCAGCCATCCGAGCGTTCGGGTGGGCGGGGTCGGGCCGTCGTACCCGGCCCGGGTGGTGTTGTTCGACCCCGACCGGGACGTGGCGGTGCTGTATGTGCCGCAGTTGCGTGCCCCGCTCCTGCACTTTGACACGAACGCCGGGCGCGGTGACCGTGCGGTGGTGGCGGGCTACCCGCAGAACGGGGGCCTGGACCTACAGGCGGCGACGGTCGCGAACCGGATACGGGCGACCGGCCAGAACATCTACAACGACCGGACGGTCACCCGGGAGATCTACTCGATCCGTTCCACGGTCCGGCCGGGCAATTCCGGCGGCCCACTGTTGACCACGGATGGCCGGGTGTTCGGAGTGGTCTTCGCCCGCTCCACCTCGGACGCCGAGACGGGGTACGCCCTGACGGCGGCCGAGGTGGCCGGGGACGCCCGGCGCGCGGCCACGGCCACGACGCCGGTGGACACGGGCAAGCTGATCGACTCCTAGCCGCGGCAAGCGACGTTTGCCCGTCACGGAGCGGTCTCCGGTGCGTGCTCTCGGCGTGCCTGCCGGACGTCCTCGTACGGGCTGTACGTGGGCTTTCGGTCGGTGCGGCGAGCGTGCGTGCCGGGCGTCACGACGGGGCGAACGTTGCCTGGTGCGGCACGGGAAGAACAGGAGATCCAGCCGGCCTCTCACCAGCCCGGTTCACCGGCGACGACCGTGAACCAGGTTCACAGGCCACGGCCCATGAACACGTCGTCGACGTACTTGCCGTCCAGGTGGAACTCCTCCGGCAGCACGCCCTCGACGAGGAACCCCTCGGACTCGTAGAGCGCACGGGCGGGCGTGTTGTGTCCGAGCACGCGCAGGGTGAGGCGCCGCGCACCTCGCCCCCGCGCCTCCTCGACCGCGGCCCGGATCAGGATCCGCCCGATGCCCTGCCCGCGCGCGTCCTCGGCGACGGCAAAGCCCCGGATCGCCAAGACGTGCGCGTTCGAGGCGAGCGGGGTCGGACGGACCAGCCGGACGTAGCCGACGATGCGCCCGTCGAGTTCGGCGACCAGACAGCCGTCCGGGCCGTAGCGTTCGTCGAAGAACGGCCCGTATGGCGGCTGCGGCTCGGACACCACGGCATGCAGCGTGGACCAGGTGGCCCGGTCGAGGACGGCCAGCTGTCCGTCGTCGTCGAGTCGGGCACTGCGTAGGGAGGGCTCCGGCATGACGATCACCCTACGCCGGGCGCCCCTCGGCATCCCATCGGTTTCCCTATCGGTCGTGCGGCCGGTCGGGCTCTGGAAGGCGGGCACACCGCAGCGGCCGACGCGTTCGGTCCGGGCTGCGCTCCGGTGGGGTCCCGGCCAGGGCCGGTCCGGCGAACAGCGCCGGGGACGCACGGATCACCCGGCGCTCCCGTCACTGGCGGACCGTCAGCCCACCGCGTGCGGCGGCCAGGTGCCGCACCGGGTGGCCGGACGTACGCCACGCGTGTGCTGCGACCTGGTGAAACCTCGTGTGACCGCATGCGACCTCCATGCGACCGTGCCCTGGTGATGCGCGACTGACCCTGACCGATCACGGTTCTAACCTCGACCTGAACTCGGCTATCCCTGGGGCCTGTTGGGGGCATGACGTCTCCACCCGGCCGCGCAACCACAGGAGGGGCCTCGTGCTTGAGCCCGCGTACCAGGTGGACGTCGTCATCGTGGGAGCCGGCGTCGCCGGTCTCTCGGCGGCTCATCGGCTGACCAGCGCAGGAGTCACGACCGCAGTCCTGGAGGCCGCCCCGTACGTCGGCGGCCGCATGTCGACGGAGAAGGTCGACGGCTTCCGGCTCGACCGCATCGGACAACTGCTGTCCACGTCCTACCCCGAACTGCGGCCAACCCCGGGCCTGGGCCCCCTGGCCCTGCGCCGCTTCGCCCCCGGGGTCCTGCTGCACCGCGACGGACACACCCAGCGCGCGGGCGCACAGGCGGCCGGAGGTAGCGCGAGGGGCGCACTCCACGTAGTGCGCGCCCTTGCAAGCGCCCCCAGGGGAGCGGCGGCCCCGCCCGGCCGGGTGGGCACGCCCGTGGGCGGCGCGGTCGACCAGGCGCGGTTGGGCGCCGCCCTCGGCCGGATCGCCACGACCCCGGTCGAGCGCATCCTGGCCCGCCCCGAGATGCCGGCCGGTCAGGCCCTTACCCGGCGCGGAGTGTCGGCGCGCACCATCGACGGCTTCCTGCGTCCGCTGCTCGCCGCACTGTTGTGCGATCCGGAGCTGACCACCTCCAGCCGCTGCGCCGACCTGGCCCTGCGCGCATTCGCAGGCGGTCGGCTCTGCGTTCCGGAGGGGGGCGCAGAGACTCTCCCGGAGCTACTGGCCCAGGCACTGCCGCCGGGCACGGTGCACACAGGGGTTCGGGTCACGTCCGTGTCCACGACCTCGGTGACCACCGCCGAGCACGGAGCGATCCGCTGCCGTGCAGTACTGCTCGCGACGGACGCGCGGGCCGCGGCGGACTTGCTGCCGGGCCTCAGAGTGCCGGCCTTCCACCCGGTGACCGTGATCCACCACACCACCGACGAGCCCGCGGCGACCTTCTCCACCGGCACCTCGCTGCTGCTGGACGCCGACCGTGGCGGACCAGTGGCGCATACGGCGGTCATCAGCAACGTGGACCCGTGCCGGGCACCGGCCGGCCGAGTGCTGATCTCCTCGACGGTGCTGGGCACGCCGCCCGAGGGGGTCGATACCGCCGTCCGCATCCACCTGACCCGGCTCTACGGCACCTCCACGCGCCGCTGGGAGACGCTGGCCGTGCACCACACACCGGAGGCGCTTCCGGCGATGCGTCCGCCGCACGACCTGCGCCGGCCGGTACGGCTGCTGGCCGGTCTGTACGTCTGCGGCGACCACCGGGACACCAGCACGGTCCAGGGCGCCCTGCGCTCGGCTCACCGAGCCGCAGCAGCGGTCCTCGCCGACCTGGGCGCGGCGGGCCCGATGCACACGGCCGACCCGGCGCCGACGCTGCCCCGAGCTGCCTAGCCGGTCTGGCCGGACTGCGCCGGCCAGCGCGCCGGGCCGGCACCACCGGCGAGGTGCCCCGGGTCGCGGCCCGGGGCACCTCGCGGCTCACCCCAGGGCCGCGGTCTTCTCCCGGTACCCCCGTGCTGGTGCCGCGTCCTTGTACGGCTCCAGGCGGCGCTCGAAGTCCCTGATGTACTCGACCGCACGGACACTACGCATCTCGGCCGCTTGCCCGGCGGCCTCCGCGGCCAGCGCGCACGCCTGGTCGAGTTCCCCGAGGCCGAGCCGAGCGGTGGCGAGGACAACACGGCAGAAGAGGCGGCTGCGGGCGTAGGCGGGGGCGCGCAGTTGGAGGGAACGCTCGGCATGCTGCGCGGCGAGGCGGAACTGCTGCAGGTCGCGGTGGCAATGGCCGAACTCGTCGGCCAGTTGGGCCTCGTCGAAGAAGCGTGCCCAGTAGGGCACCTCGTCTCCGGGCCGGGCCGCGTCCAGAGCGCGCTCGGCCCGGACGAGCGCGGCGGTGCACGCCCGGACTTCCCCGAGTACCGCGTGTGCGCGGGCCTCGGAGACGTGCAGCAGCGCCTGCACCACCGGCGGCGCGCCGCTCGCGACCCCCTGCTGGGCCACCCGCGCCAGTTGCACCGCCTCCCTGCCGTGGCCCAGGTAGACCGCCTGACGGCTCATGGTGACCAAGACGAAGGAACCGTAGGCCCGGTCGCCGGCCCCCTGGGTGAGGCGCAGCGCCTGCACGAAGTAGCGCTGGGCCAGTCCGTGCGCGGCGATGTCGTACGAGGTCCACCCCGCGAGCCGGGTCAGGTCGGCGGCGGCCGCGAACAGCCGGCGGCCGGTCTGCTCGTCGTAGGTGCCGCGGAGCATCGGCTCGCACTCGTGCTCCAGGTAGCGCACCAGTGCCTGCCGGGCATGGCCGCCGCCGAAGCGCTCGTCGAGGGCGCGGAACAACTCACCGACCGAGCGCAGCGCCGCGATGTCGCCGCCGGTGACCCGGTGCCCGGGGGCACGCTCGGCGTGTCCGCGCGCCCGGGGCGGGGCCTGCGCGGCCGGCGGCCGGTCCTTGGCGGCTGCGGGGCGGCCCTGCTGGGGCACCCGGGGCAGCGGTTCACGAGCCACCCTGTCGTCGGGCTTGCCGATCAACCAGTCCCGGCTGGGCACGACCAGGCCGGCCGGGGTGAAGGCGATCTTGCGTAGCTCGGCGTGGCTCCCGGAGTCCTTGCGCCAGAGCCCGCTGACGATATCGATGGCCTCGTCCGGGGTCGCCGCGAACTCCAGCCCGGCGTAGACCGGCGCACAGGCGTCCAGGCCGAGGTCCTGGGCCGTGAGCCGACGCCCGAGCCGGCGGGTGAACACCTCGGCGATCAGAGCCGGGGTCGTACCACGCGGCTGCTGGCCGCGCAGCCAGCGGGTGACCGACGTCTTGTCGTATCTGAGGTCCAGTCCGTGCTCCAGGCCGAGCTGGTCGACGCGACGGGCCAGACCCGCGTTGGAGAACCCCGCCTCTGCGATGAGCGCGGCGAGCTGGCGGTTGGGGGTGCGCTGCGCGGGTCGGTCCGTCATCTGTGGTGCGGTCTCCTGCCTTCCGGGCCCCTGAAGTGCCCCGATCGCCTTTGAGCAGCCCTTATGGCCTCACGAACGGCGCGAATGTAGCGGAGAGTAAGCACATGACCGCACACGTTGACGCACATTCATCCGATCGTGTGAGGATTGCCCACAGAGCTGACGCGAGTCGGTCGGACGTACAGTGGCGTGGGCGCATGACGCGCCTGGCACACCCGTAGCCGAGGGAGGCGCTTGCCGTGAGTGAGTTGCGGTTCGTCCGCATGGGGTTCGGCGAGGACGCCGTCGACTACCAGGAGGCCTGGGACGAGCAGCGCCGGGTGCATGCGGCCCGGTTCGCCGACGAGGT contains:
- a CDS encoding NAD(P)/FAD-dependent oxidoreductase, whose translation is MLEPAYQVDVVIVGAGVAGLSAAHRLTSAGVTTAVLEAAPYVGGRMSTEKVDGFRLDRIGQLLSTSYPELRPTPGLGPLALRRFAPGVLLHRDGHTQRAGAQAAGGSARGALHVVRALASAPRGAAAPPGRVGTPVGGAVDQARLGAALGRIATTPVERILARPEMPAGQALTRRGVSARTIDGFLRPLLAALLCDPELTTSSRCADLALRAFAGGRLCVPEGGAETLPELLAQALPPGTVHTGVRVTSVSTTSVTTAEHGAIRCRAVLLATDARAAADLLPGLRVPAFHPVTVIHHTTDEPAATFSTGTSLLLDADRGGPVAHTAVISNVDPCRAPAGRVLISSTVLGTPPEGVDTAVRIHLTRLYGTSTRRWETLAVHHTPEALPAMRPPHDLRRPVRLLAGLYVCGDHRDTSTVQGALRSAHRAAAAVLADLGAAGPMHTADPAPTLPRAA
- a CDS encoding peptidoglycan recognition protein family protein, which translates into the protein MRVDRTAPEARKPRAVVTSRGLLVLGWLPGLLAVLALALCARGIEHSVALGNGHPAARHAAVHRAPRPPIVPRSAWLDRATGRSQPPPRYDDEVVAVFLHHTDSPNGYDCAEVPRIIRDLYAGQTRTRHWDDIGYNFLVDRCGTIYEGRAGGVDRSVTGAHTQGFNHRTTGIAAIGTFTAGVRVPRAMTDAIAALAAWKLGLADVDPRGRARLVSSNSLSRYRAGSTATLPAVAGHNDAYMTSCPGAALTARLPDIRQAAARLQGRAVAVRVTPSVPARHSTPSVPATPSAASTGASPTGTS
- a CDS encoding MarP family serine protease, with product MDLLDLALVLVIVLYSASGYRRGLVAGCVSLAGFVGGAAVGVWALPWVTGQVTRGSTAATVLAVVTVLVPAAVGHELAGRLALRLRGELDRGPLRVADGVGGAAANAVAVLIVAWVAASVLSAAPSQTLTTAIRNSTLLGAVQRAMPDTTPAWFSRATSALTEAGFPQVFNPFENESVAGVARPSGDSVTPAATRAARVSTVKIEGTAGAEGREGSGFAYAPRHVMTNAHVVAGISHPSVRVGGVGPSYPARVVLFDPDRDVAVLYVPQLRAPLLHFDTNAGRGDRAVVAGYPQNGGLDLQAATVANRIRATGQNIYNDRTVTREIYSIRSTVRPGNSGGPLLTTDGRVFGVVFARSTSDAETGYALTAAEVAGDARRAATATTPVDTGKLIDS
- a CDS encoding DUF4240 domain-containing protein, whose product is MDETEFWELIDATREAAGGDPEEQADVLVERLLRMDPELVLDFARHFEARYNRAYLWELWGAAWVLLDGCSDDAFDFFRCWLIGQGREVFEGALHDPDSLAGLLGEFDEEVDGDGEELGYAADEAYERLTGTVAPDLGIAPAPAEPEGKPLDFENERALAERYPRLWDRFRE
- a CDS encoding GNAT family N-acetyltransferase, yielding MPEPSLRSARLDDDGQLAVLDRATWSTLHAVVSEPQPPYGPFFDERYGPDGCLVAELDGRIVGYVRLVRPTPLASNAHVLAIRGFAVAEDARGQGIGRILIRAAVEEARGRGARRLTLRVLGHNTPARALYESEGFLVEGVLPEEFHLDGKYVDDVFMGRGL